A window from Kluyveromyces lactis strain NRRL Y-1140 chromosome E complete sequence encodes these proteins:
- the CSA1 gene encoding Csa1p (similar to uniprot|P52919 Saccharomyces cerevisiae YLR457C NBP1 Component of the mitotic apparatus containing a coiled-coil domain essential for the G2/M transition), with protein sequence MENLKQYWNSWWYENDGRKSDKYPLKTRYRGTKTSDRYYKVQKPNTTRASRLRREPEVSEYRKPNPAENGSQPSTWSKIKSLFDSNRRDITELKQAYLDYRLPNTEPSNTQADIDRLVVNERFKKKLLERKYERNMLNELRRGRQPYRRNREHRPSVNSPINHADEVILLRKKLDELEQRLSDAVEELVITKKKLEFVQQKNNLLEELFDDGKMETEYVKSRRNITNLQNSERKPELKQLPRSPSPVLHVDPMFTSSPIRATNNILGEGSPQHVQQHDNFYEKYPRIPKTERLDNYRSSLANHEDDYQDRHAENSLSPVRVDYSKYSSGV encoded by the coding sequence ATGGAGAACCTAAAACAGTATTGGAATTCGTGGTGGTACGAGAATGATGGAAGAAAAAGCGACAAGTACCCATTGAAAACGCGGTATCGGGGGACCAAAACGTCAGACAGATATTATAAGGTGCAAAAACCTAATACAACCCGTGCAAGCCGTCTTAGACGTGAACCGGAAGTCTCAGAGTATCGCAAGCCAAACCCAGCTGAAAATGGCTCACAGCCTTCCACTTGGAGCAAAATCAAGTCGTTATTCGATTCGAACAGAAGAGATATCACTGAATTGAAGCAGGCATACCTTGACTATAGGCTACCAAACACAGAGCCCAGTAATACACAGGCTGATATCGATAGATTAGTGGTAAATGAGCGGTTTAAGAAGAAATTACTAGAAAGGAAGTATGAGAGAAACATGCTCAATGAATTGCGTCGTGGTAGACAACCCTACAGACGGAACAGAGAACACCGACCAAGTGTCAATTCACCAATTAACCACGCAGACGAAGTAATTTTGTTAAGGAAAAAACTAGATGAATTGGAGCAAAGGCTTTCTGACGCGGTAGAAGAGTTAGTGataacgaagaagaagttagAATTTGTCCAACAGAAGAACAATCTATTAGAAGAGCTGTTCGATGATGGGAAAATGGAAACCGAATATGTGAAgtcaagaagaaatataacAAATCTACAAAACAGCGAACGTAAACCAGAACTGAAACAATTGCCACGATCCCCGTCGCCAGTACTGCATGTAGACCCAATGTTCACCTCAAGTCCCATTCGTGCTACAAATAACATCCTAGGGGAAGGTTCACCCCAGCATGTGCAACAACACGACAATTTCTATGAGAAATACCCCCGTATCCCGAAAACAGAGCGTCTTGACAACTATCGCTCTTCTCTAGCAAACCATGAAGACGATTATCAAGACAGACATGCTGAGAACTCCCTCTCGCCGGTACGAGTGGATTATTCTAAATATAGCAGTGGGGTGTAA
- the DPB2 gene encoding DNA polymerase epsilon noncatalytic subunit (similar to uniprot|P24482 Saccharomyces cerevisiae YPR175W DPB2 Second largest subunit of DNA polymerase II (DNA polymerase epsilon) required for normal yeast chromosomal replication expression peaks at the G1/S phase boundary potential Cdc28p substrate), whose amino-acid sequence MAGVVLPASIQPQLLRPLAYRILTKKFGLNIKSDGLVALAAYIGTVFGLYWRQNSETTKFLEQFAIIWREQGRGLFVDELNVSQVINEIKEREKIEQDQHVEKRNNLHKANNLDAFLKRPNSPTDTEITTLSQGSATSVVNPDSHSPMMLEEGSPINSDSEPISEHERANGISNVDQQLDWLDYFKVIDAFNQQTFTYDHTKRQYIYVPRPKEVEKNMLSIAKLKLPNVESKVSLFTTRYHIIKDKVLRNEKFQNNDIFNPLSSIIEMGKHMNESDVSPLNSASYMKITQIKNLLGHDGKNFLLLGLLDQNSKGNWSLEDPSGSIELHLQQAIPTKGTYYVPGCIVLVEGIYYTASNTFVVSSITHPPGEKREDTIEAIGNLDLLGAYNPSNENYVARLDKDLKIRLHYLEQELSDNKFVILGGDIYLDEMTTMDGLKKTFDKLTTDPPVAIVFNGSFVSVPVHPSLNAKNVSATVSYKNNFDALATLLSNYENLINDTHMIFIPGPNDPWTSMVGLGTTTMWPQKIIPSSFTQKMSRICRKVHWGSNPLRIAYLSQEIVLTRDDLANRFKRYNIVFPTVEEEKYLENAELQEQYSRNPDVSVGQLIAFKNNLPVSVLESRKLVKTLLDQQHLSPFSSRIRPTVWDLDFTLQLSPLPSSIMLCDTSAPAFDVTYNGCKTINPGRFIHKRAAKYIEFFPASKVLVEEELPF is encoded by the coding sequence ATGGCAGGGGTTGTTCTACCAGCTTCAATCCAGCCTCAACTACTCAGACCCTTGGCTTATAGGATACTAACCAAGAAATTTGGATTGAATATCAAATCTGATGGGTTGGTGGCTTTGGCAGCTTACATTGGCACAGTTTTTGGCCTTTATTGGAGACAAAATAGTGAAACCACCAAGTTCTTGGAGCAATTTGCAATTATATGGAGAGAACAAGGTAGAGGCTTATTTGTAGATGAGCTTAACGTCTCACAAGTCATCAATGAGATAAAGGAACGTGAAAAAATAGAGCAAGACCAACATGTGGAGAAACGGAACAACCTGCATAAAGCAAATAATCTAGATGCCTTTTTAAAGAGACCTAACAGCCCGACAGACACTGAAATTACCACCCTATCACAGGGGTCTGCTACCTCTGTTGTGAACCCAGATTCTCATTCACCAATGATGCTCGAAGAGGGGTCGCCTATTAATTCTGATTCTGAGCCAATATCAGAGCATGAACGAGCTAATGGAATTTCTAACGTGGATCAACAGTTGGATTGGTTAGATTATTTTAAAGTGATAGACGCGTTTAATCAACAAACTTTCACGTATGACCATACGAAAAGACAGTACATATACGTACCTCGACCTAAAGAGGTTGAAAAAAACATGCTTTCGATCGCAAAACTTAAACTTCCTAATGTTGAGTCCAAAGTTTCCCTATTTACGACACGATATCACATTATAAAAGACAAGGTACTTAGAAACgaaaaatttcagaatAATGACATATTCAATCCTTTATCTTCTATTATAGAGATGGGAAAGCATATGAATGAATCTGATGTGTCTCCACTTAATTCAGCATCATATATGAAGATAACGCAAATAAAAAACTTACTAGGGCATGATGGTAAGAACTTTCTATTGCTTGGACTACTGGATCAGAATTCCAAGGGGAATTGGAGTTTAGAAGACCCCAGCGGTAGCATTGAATTGCACCTTCAGCAAGCTATACCAACGAAGGGAACTTATTATGTTCCTGGATGTATTGTATTGGTGGAGGGTATTTATTACACTGCAAGCAATACTTTCGTTGTATCATCAATTACACATCCTCCTGGTGAGAAGAGAGAAGATACAATAGAAGCTATTGGTAACTTGGACCTATTGGGTGCATACAATCCTTCCAATGAAAACTACGTGGCAAGGTTAGATAAAGATTTAAAAATACGATTGCATTACCTTGAACAAGAGCTCAGCGATAACAAATTTGTCATTCTCGGAGGGGACATATATTTGGATGAAATGACTACAATGGATGGACTAAAGAAAACATTTGACAAGTTAACAACGGATCCTCCAGTAGCGATCGTGTTTAATGGTTCTTTTGTATCCGTCCCGGTTCATCCAAGCTTGAACGCAAAGAATGTGAGTGCAACCGTTTCGTATAAAAACAACTTCGATGCGTTGGCTACTCTCCTAAGCAATTACGAAAATTTGATCAACGATACACATATGATTTTTATTCCAGGTCCAAATGATCCGTGGACATCAATGGTTGGACTAGGTACTACTACTATGTGGCCCCAAAAAATAATTCCATCATCATTTACTCAAAAAATGAGTAGAATTTGTAGAAAAGTGCATTGGGGCTCTAACCCATTAAGAATTGCATATCTATCACAAGAGATTGTTCTGACACGCGATGATTTAGCAAATAGATTTAAAAGATACAATATTGTTTTCCCTACTGTGGAAGAGGAGAAATATCTGGAAAATGCAGAACTTCAAGAGCAATATTCAAGAAACCCGGATGTTTCAGTAGGCCAGTTAATCGCATTCAAGAATAATTTGCCTGTAAGTGTTTTAGAATCGAGGAAATTGGTGAAAACATTGCTCGATCAACAACATCTATCTCcgttttcatcaagaatTCGACCAACTGTTTGGGATCTTGATTTCACATTGCAGCTATCACCGCTTCCATCGAGTATCATGCTGTGTGACACTAGCGCACCAGCTTTCGATGTAACGTACAACGGATGCAAAACGATCAACCCCGGTAGATTTATTCACAAAAGAGCTGCCAAATATATAGAATTCTTCCCTGCTTCTAAGGTTCTAGTAGAGGAAGAGCTACCATTTTAA
- the BET2 gene encoding Rab geranylgeranyltransferase BET2 (highly similar to uniprot|P20133 Saccharomyces cerevisiae YPR176C BET2 Beta subunit of Type II geranylgeranyltransferase required for vesicular transport between the endoplasmic reticulum and the Golgi provides a membrane attachment moiety to Rab-like proteins Ypt1p and Sec4p): MSEQQLLRDKHIDYIASLDTKKDDLEYWLSEHLRLNGVYWGLTALYLLDSIETFNKEDVIQFVLSCWDHKTGGFAAFPRHDGHLLTTLSGLQILATYNALERLGSEKQEQLEKFILSNQKADGSFQGDSFGEVDTRFVYTALSCLSILHKLTKEVVEPAVSYILRCYNFDGGFGLNPEAESHAAQAFTCIAALAIVGKLDSLTPAQQENIAVWLSERQVPEGGLNGRPSKLPDVCYSWWVLSTLSILQKADWIDFPKLTEFILHCQDPKNGGISDRPDNEVDVFHTVFGLGGLSIMKYPGLRDIDPVYCMPYTVTKYFQRKYSD, translated from the coding sequence ATGAGTGAACAGCAGTTGTTAAGAGATAAACACATTGATTATATTGCGTCTTTAGATACTAAGAAAGATGATCTAGAGTACTGGCTCTCAGAACATCTAAGGTTGAATGGGGTATACTGGGGATTGACAGCCCTCTATCTCCTTGATTCTATCGAAACATTCAATAAGGAGGATGTAATACAGTTTGTCCTAAGCTGTTGGGATCATAAAACTGGTGGGTTTGCTGCGTTTCCAAGACATGATGGTCATCTATTAACGACTCTTTCAGGGCTTCAGATTTTGGCTACTTACAACGCTTTAGAGCGCTTGGGTTCAGAGAAGcaagaacaattggaaaaatttATCCTATCCAATCAAAAAGCAGACGGCTCATTCCAAGGTGATAGTTTTGGTGAAGTCGACACACGTTTCGTATATACTGCATTGAGCTGTTTGTCCATTTTACACAAATTGACGAAAGAAGTTGTAGAACCAGCAGTTTCGTATATCCTTAGATGTTACAATTTCGATGGCGGATTTGGCTTAAATCCTGAAGCAGAATCTCATGCTGCTCAGGCATTTACTTGCATTGCTGCTTTAGCAATCGTCGGAAAATTAGACTCTTTAACTCCAGCTCAGCAGGAGAATATTGCTGTTTGGCTCTCAGAAAGACAAGTTCCAGAGGGGGGCTTAAATGGTAGGCCAAGCAAACTGCCCGATGTATGCTATAGCTGGTGGGTATTATCAACACTTTCAATACTCCAAAAAGCTGATTGGATTGATTTTCCCAAGCTAACGGAGTTCATTTTGCATTGTCAGGATCCCAAAAATGGAGGGATTAGTGACAGACCAGACAACGAAGTCGACGTATTTCACACGGTTTTTGGTCTAGGAGGATTAAGTATAATGAAGTATCCAGGATTAAGAGATATTGATCCAGTATACTGTATGCCATATACGGTGACGAAATATTTCCAACGCAAGTACTCAGATTAG
- the PRP4 gene encoding U4/U6-U5 snRNP complex subunit PRP4 (similar to uniprot|P20053 Saccharomyces cerevisiae YPR178W PRP4 Splicing factor component of the U4/U6-U5 snRNP complex), with the protein MVELDDLQVDVDYKNQDGQSVGDALKRLEFQRQERLKIVPTLDTDVRRALELVGEPVDIAGEDNYSRRDRLSDLILSDPKARERVTRLVESTSKDQTKIDTERSKVDDEDEEFYTPASQQLIEMRKFLIIYSMQRSKLRLEEERRRLVSQNVKNVISKRRDLESKLKQFSLKGMQVIDEKPISEINTSPGGDLMACGSWSGNLSLVDNSLSKIYCNRSLSGTKISGLDWSVDSKNIFVCTHDGRIVIYDSGDETTVKILYKNDARFAQVRCHPCNSFIGSTSFDKTWILIDTVKQAPILIQEGHSAEVFSLSFHNDGSLVSTAGLDAIALIWDIRSGKNIMSLQGHSKPIYSVDWSQNGYQLASGSGDGTIKVWDIRKKGNVETILAHNSIVSQVKFNKQNGGYLVSSGYDKKVNIFNDGNWIKERSLEGHLDKVMSIDIVGPDIYSAGWDRSVNKWGV; encoded by the coding sequence ATGGTAGAATTAGATGATTTGCAGGTAGATGTTGACTACAAAAACCAGGATGGGCAATCAGTCGGAGATGCTctgaaaagattggaaTTCCAAAGGCAAGAAAGGCTCAAAATTGTGCCTACTCTAGATACAGACGTTAGACGAGCACTAGAGCTAGTGGGAGAGCCCGTTGATATCGCTGGCGAAGATAATTATTCTCGCAGAGATCGACTTTCTGATCTTATTCTTAGCGATCCAAAAGCCAGAGAACGAGTTACAAGGTTAGTAGAGTCAACTTCCAAAGACCAGACGAAAATCGATACTGAAAGAAGTAAAgtagatgatgaagacgagGAGTTCTACACTCCAGCATCACAGCAGTTGATAGAAATGAGGAAGTTTCTTATAATATACTCTATGCAACGCTCTAAGCTGAGGCTTGAGGAGGAGAGACGAAGACTTGTCAGCCAAAATGTGAAAAACGTCATAAGTAAGCGAAGGGACCTGGAAAGtaaattgaaacagttcTCTTTGAAGGGAATGCAGGTGATAGATGAGAAACCTATTTCTGAAATTAATACTTCTCCTGGTGGAGACCTGATGGCTTGTGGCAGTTGGTCCGGAAATTTGTCTCTGGTCGATAATTCGTTGTCCAAAATCTACTGCAATAGATCTTTATCTGGCACAAAGATTAGTGGATTGGATTGGAGCGTGGACTCTAAAAACATTTTTGTCTGTACCCATGATGGACGCATTGTAATATATGATAGTGGTGATGAAACCACAGTTAAGATCTTGTATAAAAATGATGCCAGGTTTGCCCAAGTACGATGCCATCCATGTAATAGTTTTATTGGAAGTACGTCTTTTGACAAAACATGGATCCTGATAGATACTGTGAAACAAGCCCCTATTTTGATTCAGGAAGGTCATTCTGCGGAGGTTTTCTCACTATCTTTTCACAATGATGGCTCATTGGTGAGTACAGCTGGTTTGGATGCAATTGCATTAATATGGGACATACGGTCCGGTAAAAATATCATGTCATTACAGGGACACTCAAAACCTATTTATTCCGTTGACTGGTCCCAAAATGGATATCAGCTTGCGTCTGGTAGTGGTGACGGGACTATAAAGGTTTGGGATATTAGGAAAAAGGGAAATGTGGAAACGATCTTAGCTCACAATAGCATTGTTTCACAAGTCAAATTCAATAAGCAAAACGGAGGATATTTAGTGTCGAGTGGATATGACAAGAAAGTaaatatcttcaatgatgGGAACTGGATAAAGGAACGAAGCCTTGAAGGGCATCTTGATAAGGTTATGTCAATTGATATTGTAGGTCCTGATATATATAGCGCGGGTTGGGACCGCTCAGTTAACAAATGGGGAGTCTAA